One window from the genome of Diabrotica virgifera virgifera chromosome 6, PGI_DIABVI_V3a encodes:
- the LOC126886415 gene encoding luciferin 4-monooxygenase-like: MVTEDDNFIIYGPRPSEPLPKDCLGKFVLNNLINNPTNEVMLNVQSGQCISYSQILQETCNLAESLRKYGCTQDTIIGLCSENHLKFFVPLLAATCLGSVIVPINPAYVHDELRHVLNLTQPRILFCSKLTLSKFSKDEYTFIEKIICIDSDVPNVETAEEFVSKQLNRKSVDPKRFEMFSGNPETHLTAIMTSSGTTGLPKGVMLTDHNFEARILQFRDSVYKGAYAIVDGKFTTTSKGTFGIMPFYHGAGIVLALACIAQQTKMLVVSRFDEDVFYKTIQDYQIESIGLPPPVVVLLAKSPKAGKYDLSSLKIIGSGSALLNKETELILKKRLPNLKAIIQGYGLTEYLAACLGMPDAVGKEGSTGPPSTFTSIKIRDPETGKSLGPHLVGEICIKGPLMMKGYYKNEQATRDSFTADGWLKSGDLGYYDENNFIFIVDRLKELIKYKGFQVAPAELEALLLHHPKVLDVGVVGLPDELAGELPVAFVVKKPGVAVTEQELQDFVAGKVSHQKKLRGGVIFISAIPKNLAGKILRRELRKLLKNHKSKL, encoded by the exons CTAAACGTACAATCCGGACAATGCATTTCATATTCACAGATTCTTCAAGAAACTTGTAATTTGGCTGAATCTCTGCGAAAATATGGCTGCACGCAAGACACGATCATAGGACTGTGCAGTGAGAACCACCTCAAGTTTTTTGTACCATTGTTAGCAGCAACTTGCTTGGGATCTGTCATAGTACCTATTAATCCTGCTTATGTTCACGATGAACTCAGACACGTTTTGAATCTGACACAGCCACGAATTTTATTTTGTTCAAAATTAACGCTTTCGAAATTTAGTAAAGACGAATAtacttttatagaaaaaataatcTGCATAGATTCAGATGTGCCCAATGTTGAAACCGCTGAAGAATTTGTTAGTAAACAACTTAATAGAAAGTCGGTTGATCCTAAAAGATTCGAAATGTTTAGTGGAAACCCAGAAACTCATTTAACGGCCATTATGACCTCGTCCGGGACTACAGGATTGCCCAAAGGAGTTATGTTGACGGATCACAATTTTGAAGCTAGAATTTTACAGTTTCG AGACTCCGTCTACAAAGGAGCATATGCAATAGTGGACGGGAAATTTACGACGACATCCAAAGGAACTTTTGGAATAATGCCATTTTATCATGGAGCTGGCATAGTTTTGGCTCTGGCTTGTATAGCTCAACAGACAAAAATGTTAGTTGTTAGCCGATTTGACGAAGACGTCTTTTACAAAACAATTCAGGACTACCAAATTGAAAGCATAGGGTTACCTCCACCTGTAGTTGTTTTATTGGCCAAATCTCCAAAAGCAGGCAAATACGATTTATCCAGCTTGAAAATAATTGGAAGTGGATCTGCTCTTCTAAATAAAGAAACTGAACTTATCCTTAAGAAAAG aCTACCAAACCTTAAAGCAATCATTCAAGGATATGGCTTAACAGAATATTTGGCAGCATGTCTTGGTATGCCCGATGCCGTGGGAAAAGAAGGTTCTACAGGACCTCCTTCAACATTTACCAGTATTAAAATTAGAGACCCAGAAACAGGAAAGTCGCTTGGGCCTCACCTAGTAGGCGAAATTTGTATAAAAGGACCATTGATGATGAAAGGTTATTACAAAAATGAGCAGGCCACAAGAGACAGCTTTACTGCGGATGGTTGGCTTAAATCTGGCGATCTTGGTTATTATGATGagaataatttcatttttatagttGATAGATTAAAAGAGCTTATCAAATATAAAGGATTtcag GTAGCACCTGCAGAACTCGAAGCACTGCTTTTGCACCATCCGAAAGTTCTCGACGTAGGAGTTGTTGGTCTTCCAGATGAGCTAGCGGGGGAACTGCCGGTTGCTTTTGTTGTCAAAAAGCCAGGTGTTGCTGTTACGGAGCAAGAACTTCAAGATTTCGTCGCAG GAAAAGTATCACATCAGAAGAAACTTAGAGGTGGAGTTATATTTATATCAGCGATACCTAAAAATTTAGCAGGAAAAATCCTCCGAAGAGAATTAAgaaaattgctaaaaaatcataaatCTAAACTATAA